The Haloarchaeobius salinus genome includes the window GATTCCTCCCACGGCTAAAGCCGTGGGCTTCCTCCTTGCATCTGTGTGAACTTCCATGTCCACGTGTCGCCTTCACCTGTCATTCGCGTCTTCGTCCATCATCGCCATGATTTCTTCGCGCGAGATCAGCTCGGACTCTCCCGTTCGAAGTCCGTGTTCACTAGTCGCAATCTGTTTCCAGCCCTCCCTAGAGAAGTCAGGATTCTTTACCGCGTCTCGGGCGATGTGACGAAGGAACTCGCTCCGGGAGTTGAATCCCTGTTCCTTCCACGTTGCATCGATATCTTCGAGGAAAGATCGAGTGAGGCGGATGTTAATCTGCACCGTCTCGGGATCGTTGTCCCCCGCGCCAGTGTCAGCGTCGGACATGATATACAGATGCTTTACAGACGTGTATCAATAAGCGCTTCGCACAGGTAGCAGTTTCATTCAATCTTCCGCTGTTCTGTGGTAGCGAGAAGCCTACTACGCAAGTTGTGCGCTGAATTCTCTCGTGCAGCACCGAGAACCGGGCCAAGAATCGCCACCGCAACATGGTGCTTGCACGCTCAAAAAAACGCTCACTCGGCGAGTGCTCCGAGCCGCTCACGGTGGTTCCGAACAGTCGCAGTCGACGTACCTGCCGCTGCTGCGACCTCCTGCTGGGTCAGCCACTGCGAGCGTTGGCCAGCCTTGTACAGGCAGGCTGCAGCGAACCCGGAGGGCTGGACGCCGTTGGTCACACCCGCACGCTCGGCTTCGCGAGCGAGTTCAAGCGCACGCTGGTGGAGCCTGTCGGGGACGTCCAGGTCAGATGCGAGTCGGGGAACGAACTCGCTGGGAGTCATGGGTTGCGTCGGGAGACTCAGTTCGACGTTGAGTGTCTTGTACGACCCCTGAACCCGATCTTGCTCGACGCGGGCGACACTGGAAACCTCGGCGAGTGTTCGGGGAAGCCCGTTACATCGCGCCACGGCGTAGACACTGGCCGCTGCGACCCCCTCGATGGACCGACCGCGCAACAGGCTCTCCGACTGTGCGGTGCGGAACAGCGAACACGTCTGGTCACGGATCGAGTCCCCGAGTCCCAGCGCGCCGACGATACGACGAATCTCGGTGAAGCCGTGCATGAGATTCCGGTCGGCCTTGGTCTCGTACCGTCCACGCGAGTGCTCACGACGGAGTCGGTGGAGCTGCCGTCGCTTCCGGTTGGAGAGCCCGTTCCCATTGCTGTCGGTGCCGTACCCGATCGTGGTCGAGAGCCCACGGTCGTGGTGTGCCGCCGTCAGCGGGGCACCCGACCGCCGACGCGTGTCCTCGTCGTGTGACCGCCATTCTGGACCCCGGTCGAGCCGCCGTTCCCTGACGATGAGTCCGCAGTCCTCACAGGCAAACTCGTTCGAATCGGCCGTGATGCGGCCATCGCACTCCGGACAGGTGTTCGCGTGCTGGTCGAGCGGGACGTCTTCGTCGAACGTTCGTGGATAGATGTCGCTAACTGGCATTTTCTGTCGTCCTCCGGGAGCGTCGCCGACTCGACGACACCCCTCACCCGTCAGGGGTCGATAAACTGCGTTGCGAGTGCGGCCCTGAGAGAGACTGGGGGAGCCCAGAGGTCATTATCGTAGTAATCATTATCTGGATAATGACCTTCGTCGGTAGTATTGCAGACAGACTCGACGACAACTAGTCTCTATTCGATCTCACAGATATCGACGAACTGCTCTGGATACCGTCGCAGGAGCACTGGTACGACGAACACAGAAACGAAATGCCATCGAGAATCTGCTACAATCTATCGAGCAACGACAGAGTACGGCCGACGCAGCTGTTTGCCTTCTCCCTTCGTTCGTCGCTACTCTGACCGAGGAGTTCGAGCACGTCTGTCCCTGCGTCAGTGCCGAGACTGAGACCGAGTAGACCGACGAATTCGCAGTCTACACTGTCATTTAGAGGTCTGCTACGTCGTCTACGTATCCCTCGTCAAGCTGCTGTTTCAGCACGCGGAAGTTGGCCGTCTCCTCGGCTCCGACGAGCGCTTTGAGCTGGTCGAAGGAGATTTCGTCATCGTAGTATGCAGCTGCAATGTCTTGCGTGAGCGCATCATCCTTCGTGGTTTCCTTCAGGTACTCACTGAGCGCAGTTACAAGGATGTCAGTCCGATCCTCACCAAAGGCAGCGGCGAGCGCGTCCGTCCGGTCGATCAACCGATTCGGAGCTCGAAACTGGACACGCTTCATATCGGCCTCACTATGCATCACATGGGGGTCAACGAACTTGTTGGTTTCGTGGATACAACGTGGGCCAGTCCTCGATACCCGAGAGCAGTAGCAGTCATGACACAGTTTCGACCGCGCTGATGATCTCTCGAGCCGTCCCAACAATGCGCTCTAATCGCTCCTGGATCGTCTCCGCCGGCTCACCGTCCCACGCGGCGACGTACAGCGCGCTCCGTGACGCATCGAGGCCGAAGTACTGCGAGACGACGAAGGCCGTGCTCTCGGCCTCGACCTCGCGCTTCTCGCGCTCGTCGGCGTCGTTGACGTCGAAATGGAGCAACGCGTGTGCGTACTCGTGAGCCAGGACGCTTGCGACCTGCGCGTCGTTGTCGTCGTCTCGGACTTCGACGAGCAGCGAGCAGTCGTACGTACTCCGCTCGGTACAGACGCCCGCTGCACTCCCATGCGACCACTCCTCGGGAGATACGAGGTTCACACGAACGCCGAGTTCGGGTGCGGCGTCAACTAATGCATCCAGAAGTTCACCTTCGCTTCCGTCCCCACGCGCCTCCGTATCGAGTTCGGGCAGTGGCTCGTCCTCGGTCTGGGAGACGTCGAACACGGGAACTGGCTTGAACCCGACCAGCCCCCTGTCCCATTCGTCGGGCGGCGTCTCGTCGTACTCACAGTCGCTCTTCTCGTGGTACGACGGCGAGTTCCCACAGCCCGGGCATCGTTTCGCGATGATGGGTGCCCAGATCCAGATGGCCGACTCGCCCTTCGAGACGTATCTGTCGAACTCGTTCCGCCACGTGTTGTAGCCCGCAATTTTCGTCGCCTCTGGGCACTGGTGTTTGATCAGCAGGGTGTTCCGGTACGAGTAATCGTGGAACCGCGACTGGACGTCCAGCCACTCCTGGAGTTCTGCGCTCGCGCTGGCTTCGTCCGAGAGCTCGGCGAACTGCTCGACCCACGCTTCGAGCGAGTCGTGCATCTCGTCGCGACGGGTGTCCGAGTCGTCGAACTGCGTTCTGCTCGTCTGGGACTGGTCGGTCTCGGTACAATCGGTCTGGGTTCTCTCGCAGGACATCGAAACTCTCCGGGGGAGTACTCTGGTCTCCCCCACCCGACAGGGGAGTCATAAACGGGCTCGGTAGCGAAGGGCCCGAATGACAGCAGGTGCCCGGAGCTATGCGAGGTGGGAGTCCACGAATCCAGTTGTGCTCCGGCCGAGCCGTCTTCGCGAACTATGTCAGTATGACAACTTTTTTGTGGGCGACCTGAGACCCGATTGTCATGAAAGGTGGTTGGGTATGTCCCTGACCGACGCACACAGACCGACGAATCGACGCGAGCGGTACCGGTTGATGGCGAACGCTGCGAGCCGACCGTTTGCGGTCGGCGCTGTGGCCGTTCCACTGGTACTCCCCGTTCTGGGGTATCTCTCCGGTGACGTTCGGGTCATGTTCACGGTTCACCTCTTCCTCGGGGCGTTCTGGTTCGGTACTGCAGTCCTTGGCGCGGTCGTCCTCGGTCCTGTGATGGGGAGTCTCTCCGAGCAGGCGAACGCCGAGTTCGCCGAGGGGTTCGTCCCGAAGATGAACCTCCTGATGGAGCCAGTCTCGGTCGGCGTGATCGGCTCCGGAATCGGTCTCGCAAGCATGATGGGGCTCTGGGCGTCGCCGACGCCAACCCTGTGGGCTGCGCTCGCGCTCGCTATCGCGCTGCTCGTCCTCGGGTTCGGGCCACTCCATACGTTCACGGCCGGGATGTTCGACGAGATAGCCGCCGCGGAGACCGACCACGAGCGACTCGCCGCCTTGAACAAGAAGTACGGCATGTTGAGTCTGGTCGAACTCGTCCTCATGATCGCCATCGTCGCCACGATGTCCGGCCTTCGGTGGGGGTTCTGAATCGGGTGACCGTCGTTGAACAGTCGCGGAACCGAGTTGGACACCGTGTCGGATTCGACCTGAACGAACCAACCTGCGATGACAGAACACGAGACTGCCGAAACCGGTGAACAGCACAGTCCCTCAAACACGGGGTCTTCCCCAGCGCTCTCCCGTCGAGCCGCCCTCATGACCGCAGTGTCGGGGATTGTCGGGATGAGCGCTGGTGTGGCTGGCTCTTCTGACCGAGCCGAAGCGTCTGGACCGGGAGAGCCACTCTGGGCCGCTGACGTGGGGAGAGCGTTCGAGAGTTCTCCCACGATCGTCGAAGGGACGGTCTACATCGGTGGATTCCAGAATCATTTCGACCGCCTCGATGATCTCCTGTGCGGTGTCCACGATACGCTGTAAGCGGTTCTGAATCGTCTCGGCTGGATCGCCATCCCAGGCGGCGACGTAGAACGCGCTGTTCGAGGCATCGAGCCCGAAGTGCTGCGACACCACGTAGGCAGTGCTCTCGGCTTCGACCTCGCGCTTCACCTGTTCATTCGCGTCGTCGACGTCGAAGTGAAGCAGGGCGTGGGCGTACTCGTGAGCGAGCACACTGGCCACCTGGGCATCGTTCTCGACATCTTCGACCTCGACGAGCAACGAGCAGTCGTACGTGCTGCGCTCGGTGCAGACGCCAGCGGCGTCGCCATGGGTCCACTCTTCGGGTAGGATGAGGTTCACACGGACTCCCAGCTCCGGTGCAGCCTCGAGGAGCGCTCGAGTATCTCGTCTTCACTGCCATCG containing:
- a CDS encoding ImmA/IrrE family metallo-endopeptidase encodes the protein MSCERTQTDCTETDQSQTSRTQFDDSDTRRDEMHDSLEAWVEQFAELSDEASASAELQEWLDVQSRFHDYSYRNTLLIKHQCPEATKIAGYNTWRNEFDRYVSKGESAIWIWAPIIAKRCPGCGNSPSYHEKSDCEYDETPPDEWDRGLVGFKPVPVFDVSQTEDEPLPELDTEARGDGSEGELLDALVDAAPELGVRVNLVSPEEWSHGSAAGVCTERSTYDCSLLVEVRDDDNDAQVASVLAHEYAHALLHFDVNDADEREKREVEAESTAFVVSQYFGLDASRSALYVAAWDGEPAETIQERLERIVGTAREIISAVETVS
- a CDS encoding ribbon-helix-helix domain-containing protein — translated: MSDADTGAGDNDPETVQINIRLTRSFLEDIDATWKEQGFNSRSEFLRHIARDAVKNPDFSREGWKQIATSEHGLRTGESELISREEIMAMMDEDANDR
- a CDS encoding transcription initiation factor IIB, whose product is MPVSDIYPRTFDEDVPLDQHANTCPECDGRITADSNEFACEDCGLIVRERRLDRGPEWRSHDEDTRRRSGAPLTAAHHDRGLSTTIGYGTDSNGNGLSNRKRRQLHRLRREHSRGRYETKADRNLMHGFTEIRRIVGALGLGDSIRDQTCSLFRTAQSESLLRGRSIEGVAAASVYAVARCNGLPRTLAEVSSVARVEQDRVQGSYKTLNVELSLPTQPMTPSEFVPRLASDLDVPDRLHQRALELAREAERAGVTNGVQPSGFAAACLYKAGQRSQWLTQQEVAAAAGTSTATVRNHRERLGALAE